A section of the Humulus lupulus chromosome 2, drHumLupu1.1, whole genome shotgun sequence genome encodes:
- the LOC133817476 gene encoding dihydroorotase, mitochondrial-like isoform X1 gives MIKTLVLPCKTFLPGKLVRSNQVKCKGIRMELTIARPDDWHLHLRDGDLLKAVIPHSANHFGRAIVMPNVKPPVTTTAAAVAYRESILSALPAGSDFTPLMTLYLTDTTSPNEIKLARKSGAVFGVKLYPAGATTNSQDGVTDLFGKCLPVLEQMVEQNMPLLVHGEVTNPDVDVFDREKVFIETILQPLIQRLPLLKVVMEHITTADAVRFVESCKEGFVAATVTPQHLLLNRNAIFQGGLQPHNYCLPVLKREIHRQTIVSAVTSGSKRFFLGTDSAPHDRRNKECPCGCAGIYNSPVALSAYAKVFEEAGALDKLEAFASFNGPDFYGLPRNSTKIKLGKNPWKVPDSYSFSFGEIVPMFAGKTLDWKASLN, from the exons ATGATAAAGACTTTGGTTCTCCCTTGCAAG ACCTTTCTTCCTGGAAAGCTTGTAAGATCTAACCAGGTGAAGTGCAAGGGAATAAGGATGGAGCTCACTATAGCACGTCCTGATGATTGGCATCTTCACCTTCGTGATGGGGATCTTCTCAAAGCTGTTATTCCTCACAG TGCAAACCACTTTGGAAGGGCAATAGTGATGCCAAATGTGAAACCTCCTGTCACTACAACAGCTGCAGCTGTGGCTTATCGAGAATCCATCTTAAGTGCACTGCCTGCTGGTAGTGACTTCACTCCTCTCATGACACTTTATTTGACAGATACGACTAGTCCGAATGAGATCAAGCTTGCAA GGAAAAGTGGAGCTGTATTTGGTGTGAAGTTGTACCCTGCAGGTGCAACAACAAATTCTCAAGATGGGGTAACAGATCTTTTTGGGAAATGTCTACCTGTACTTGAGCAAATGGTTGAGCAGAATATGCCTTTGTTG GTTCATGGGGAGGTTACGAATCCTGATGTTGATGTATTTGATCGTGAAAAGGTTTTCATTGAGACTATTTTGCAACCCTTAATCCAGAGGCTTCCACTGCTGAAAGTTGTGATGGAGCATATAACCACTGCAGATGCTGTTAGGTTTGTGGAGTCATGCAAAGAAG GATTTGTGGCAGCAACTGTCACACCACAGCATCTATTGCTCAATAGAAATGCTATATTCCAAGGTGGATTACAGCCTCATAATTATTGTCTTCCCGTCCTCAAAAGAGAAATCCACA GACAGACAATTGTGTCCGCTGTTACCAGTGGGAGTAAAAGATTTTTCCTAGGTACTGACAGTGCCCCTCATGATAGACGAAACAAAGAATGCCCTTGTGGGTGTGCTGGTATATACAACTCCCCTGTAGCACTATCAGCATATGCCAAAGTCTTCGAAGAG GCTGGGGCTCTTGACAAGCTAGAGGCATTTGCAAGCTTTAATGGACCAGATTTTTATGGACTTCCTAGAAACTCCACAAAAATAAAATTGGGCAAGAATCCTTGGAAAGTTCCGGATTCATACTCATTCTCGTTCGGAGAAATCGTCCCAATGTTTGCTGGAAAAACACTTGATTGGAAAGCATCCTTAAATTGA
- the LOC133817476 gene encoding dihydroorotase, mitochondrial-like isoform X2, with product MELTIARPDDWHLHLRDGDLLKAVIPHSANHFGRAIVMPNVKPPVTTTAAAVAYRESILSALPAGSDFTPLMTLYLTDTTSPNEIKLARKSGAVFGVKLYPAGATTNSQDGVTDLFGKCLPVLEQMVEQNMPLLVHGEVTNPDVDVFDREKVFIETILQPLIQRLPLLKVVMEHITTADAVRFVESCKEGFVAATVTPQHLLLNRNAIFQGGLQPHNYCLPVLKREIHRQTIVSAVTSGSKRFFLGTDSAPHDRRNKECPCGCAGIYNSPVALSAYAKVFEEAGALDKLEAFASFNGPDFYGLPRNSTKIKLGKNPWKVPDSYSFSFGEIVPMFAGKTLDWKASLN from the exons ATGGAGCTCACTATAGCACGTCCTGATGATTGGCATCTTCACCTTCGTGATGGGGATCTTCTCAAAGCTGTTATTCCTCACAG TGCAAACCACTTTGGAAGGGCAATAGTGATGCCAAATGTGAAACCTCCTGTCACTACAACAGCTGCAGCTGTGGCTTATCGAGAATCCATCTTAAGTGCACTGCCTGCTGGTAGTGACTTCACTCCTCTCATGACACTTTATTTGACAGATACGACTAGTCCGAATGAGATCAAGCTTGCAA GGAAAAGTGGAGCTGTATTTGGTGTGAAGTTGTACCCTGCAGGTGCAACAACAAATTCTCAAGATGGGGTAACAGATCTTTTTGGGAAATGTCTACCTGTACTTGAGCAAATGGTTGAGCAGAATATGCCTTTGTTG GTTCATGGGGAGGTTACGAATCCTGATGTTGATGTATTTGATCGTGAAAAGGTTTTCATTGAGACTATTTTGCAACCCTTAATCCAGAGGCTTCCACTGCTGAAAGTTGTGATGGAGCATATAACCACTGCAGATGCTGTTAGGTTTGTGGAGTCATGCAAAGAAG GATTTGTGGCAGCAACTGTCACACCACAGCATCTATTGCTCAATAGAAATGCTATATTCCAAGGTGGATTACAGCCTCATAATTATTGTCTTCCCGTCCTCAAAAGAGAAATCCACA GACAGACAATTGTGTCCGCTGTTACCAGTGGGAGTAAAAGATTTTTCCTAGGTACTGACAGTGCCCCTCATGATAGACGAAACAAAGAATGCCCTTGTGGGTGTGCTGGTATATACAACTCCCCTGTAGCACTATCAGCATATGCCAAAGTCTTCGAAGAG GCTGGGGCTCTTGACAAGCTAGAGGCATTTGCAAGCTTTAATGGACCAGATTTTTATGGACTTCCTAGAAACTCCACAAAAATAAAATTGGGCAAGAATCCTTGGAAAGTTCCGGATTCATACTCATTCTCGTTCGGAGAAATCGTCCCAATGTTTGCTGGAAAAACACTTGATTGGAAAGCATCCTTAAATTGA
- the LOC133814031 gene encoding proton pump-interactor 1-like, giving the protein MNMKNQMRGQNNLINNALGEAIHAPNKVYQFYFVKFWPNQEPKSEFKIEKAEKLIQDLNHLELQITKTLDIQSNQIRELDLANIHLQLEETGPYSIHTAFEVREVELKSLQEVLDRLCFGNKSYETGAMEWGLLSVEKGKHHELDNHKLQYQMIHGCKSLAEEKRQMRDIRGNQRGGEDHHLCKTISLGEFDWRDNWEYYEKLKAMKGITDSDRDRYPREIKKLRLKVDKCVYNAALKGKSWNSLGIKRAIEEKIKIINFELDMLKKKRREIRAKLQSIAIKKNALTEVRDSLNKKLIDTSQRKKEACQSIINLRKQYGKENACYYQNRFHLNKAMALASKKDVEALQKLSHTEGENFMSHWNKNKAFRDNYRKRVSLSLKNRQLNSDGRMKFFGHEEPLVLLGTPANMESGSALMNTLYLIK; this is encoded by the exons ATGAATATGAAAAATCAAATGAGGGGTCAGAACAACTTGATTAATAATGCTCTTGGTGAAGCCATTCATGCTCCAAACAAAGTGTATCAGTTCTACTTTGTCAAATTTTGGCCAAATCAAGAGCCAAAATCAGAATTCAAAATCGAAAAGGCTGAAAAGCTAATCCAAGATCTTAACCACCTTGAACTTCAGATTACAAAAACACTAGACATACAA TCAAATCAAATAAGGGAACTGGATCTTGCTAATATACATCTGCAACTTGAGGAAACAGGACCATATTCAATTCATACTGCTTTCGAGGTGAGAGAAGTTGAATTAAAAAGTCTACAAGAAGTCTTAGACAGGCTTTGCTTTGGAAATAAATCATATGAGACAGGAGCTATGGAGTGGGGCTTGTTATCAGTGGAAAAGGGAAAGCATCATGAACTAGACAACCAT AAATTGCAATATCAAATGATCCACGGTTGTAAGAGCTTGGCTGAAGAAAAGAGACAAATGAGAGATATTAGAGGAAACCAAAGAGGAGGGGAAGATCACCATTTGTGTAAAACTATCTCATTGGGAGAATTTGATTGGAGG GATAATTGGGAGTATTATGAAAAATTGAAGGCTATGAAGGGAATAACTGATTCTGATCGAGATCGATATCCACGTGAGATTAAAAAACTTAGATTGAAAGTGGACAAATGTGTCTACAATGCTGCTCTGAAAggaaagagttggaactctttgGGAATAAAGCGGGCTATAGAAGAGAAAATCAAA ATTATAAATTTTGAATTAGATATgttaaagaagaaaagaagagagaTAAGAGCTAAGCTTCAAAGCATTGCAATAAAGAAGAATGCTTTGACAGAAGTCAGAGATTCTTTGAACAAGAAATTGATAGACACAAGTCAGAGAAAGAAGGAAGCATGTCAATCCATCATCAACCTCAGAAAGCAGTATGGTAAAGAG AATGCCTGCTATTACCAAAACCGTTTTCATTTGAACAAAGCTATGGCCCTTGCTAGTAAGAAAGATGTAGAAGCCCTTCAAAAATTATCTCATACCGAG gGTGAAAATTTCATGTCCCACTGGAACAAAAATAAAGCTTTCAGAGATAATTATAGGAAAAGAGTATCGTTGTCGCTCAAAAATCGACAATTGAATTCAGATGGAAGGATGAAATTTTTTGGGCATGAAGAACCCCTTGTTTTG TTAGGTACCCCGGCAAATATGGAAAGTGGCTCTGCATTGATGAACACCCTTTATTTGATTAAATAG